The Hevea brasiliensis isolate MT/VB/25A 57/8 chromosome 1, ASM3005281v1, whole genome shotgun sequence genome has a window encoding:
- the LOC110666005 gene encoding putative UPF0481 protein At3g02645 — MSSISNSRFQEIQWVLTIRQTLEEEIEDGDEHPVCIFNVPKLLMHNNPSSYTPQQLALGPYHYWRPELFEMERYKISAAKRVREHLQKLEFHNLVEQLINLEQKIRTCYHRYLNLNGETLAWMMALDACFLIEFLQIYVHKEEGGMLSRVPSRMSRLLDYGKRKSGHNSILRDIIMLENQIPLFILRKVLEFQFSSTELADSMLVSMLMGLYKEVYPFKTDEEFPLAPKVSEYAHLLDFLYHIIVPKMEESLEIIEEVEDHSLAKEDTEEYSVDPSIIKQLLNEIWKLLLKLHGGPVRFIQKILLSKPLIVLLKLPWRILSNLTGFAFLRKPIEVTQENVLCSINRPPLVEEIMIPSVTQLSKSGVRFRPTKGNLSTITFNTETSTLYIPTIILDINTEVILRNLVAYEASIVSDGVVFTRYTEFMNGIINTKEDVQLLRERGIILNHLKNDEEVANMWNGMNTSIRLTKVPFIDKVIDDVNKYHNSRWKVKAGKFMKKYVFGSWEIITFLAAIFLLLLLTLQAFCSVYNCSRIFHIKSL, encoded by the coding sequence ATGTCATCTATTTCGAATTCACGTTTTCAAGAGATTCAATGGGTACTCACCATCCGTCAAACTCTGGAAGAAGAGATTGAAGATGGTGATGAACACCCTGTGTGTATTTTCAATGTCCCCAAACTCTTAATGCATAACAACCCCAGTTCTTACACCCCACAGCAACTTGCCCTTGGTCCTTACCATTACTGGCGTCCTGAACTCTTTGAGATGGAAAGGTATAAAAtatctgcagcaaaaagggttCGGGAACATCTTCAGAAGCTAGAGTTTCATAATCTTGTTGAGCAGTTGATAAACCTGGAACAAAAGATTCGAACATGTTACCACAGGTACTTGAATTTGAATGGCGAAACACTAGCTTGGATGATGGCCCTAGACGCTTGTTTCTTGATTGAATTCCTCCAAATCTATGTCCACAAAGAAGAAGGTGGAATGTTATCCAGAGTTCCTTCAAGAATGTCTCGTTTGCTTGATTATGGAAAGAGGAAATCTGGTCATAATTCAATTCTCAGAGATATAATTATGCTCGAGAATCAAATCCCATTGTTTATATTAAGGAAGGTTCTCGAATTTCAATTCTCATCGACAGAATTGGCTGATTCTATGCTGGTTTCTATGTTGATGGGATTGTATAAAGAGGTCTATCCTTTCAAGACAGATGAAGAGTTTCCATTGGCGCCGAAGGTTTCTGAGTATGCCCATTTGCTAGATTTCTTGTACCACATTATCGTGCCCAAAATGGAAGAATCTCTTGAGATAATTGAAGAAGTAGAAGATCATTCTCTGGCCAAGGAAGACACAGAAGAGTATTCAGTTGACCCAAGTATCATAAAACAGCTCCTGAATGAGATTTGGAAACTGCTTTTAAAACTACACGGAGGGCCAGTGCGTTTTATCCAAAAAATTCTCCTGTCAAAACCTCTTATCGTCTTACTTAAACTGCCTTGGAGAATCCTGTCTAACCTCACTGGGTTTGCATTCCTAAGAAagccaattgaagttacacaagaAAATGTCCTCTGTAGCATTAACAGGCCACCATTAGTAGAAGAGATCATGATTCCTTCTGTCACTCAGCTCTCTAAATCTGGTGTCCGATTCCGACCCACCAAAGGCAACCTCTCTACCATTACTTTCAACACAGAAACATCAACTCTTTACATCCCCACAATTATCTTGGACATAAATACAGAGGTTATCTTGAGAAACTTGGTAGCATATGAAGCATCAATAGTCTCAGATGGAGTGGTTTTTACACGGTACACTGAATTTATGAACGGAATAATTAATACCAAGGAGGACGTGCAATTGCTCAGAGAAAGAGGCATTATCTTGAACCATTTGAAGAACGATGAAGAAGTTGCCAATATGTGGAATGGAATGAACACATCTATTAGGTTGACAAAAGTTCCATTCATAGATAAGGTAATTGATGATGTTAACAAGTATCACAACAGCAGATGGAAGGTGAAGGCTggaaaattcatgaagaagtatgTGTTTGGTTCCTGGGAAATTATCACATTTTTAGCTGCCATTTTCCTCTTGCTCTTGTTGACACTGCAAGCTTTCTGCTCCGTTTATAATTGTTCTCGCATATTTCATATTAAGAGTCTTTGA
- the LOC110666006 gene encoding putative UPF0481 protein At3g02645, giving the protein MSSLQYSFVSSNPNPNFDEHLWIISIRRSLEEELESDSEVPASIFNVPKILMASDPNSYTPQQVAIGPYHYWRPEVYEMERYKLAAAKRTQKQLQNLKFQHIVDHLMKLEPKIRACYHKFLDFSAETLAWMMAIDASFLLEFLQIYPIKEGLTITRLSSRMSHLVDFAGRKSAHNAILRDMVMLENQIPLFVLRKILEVQFSTLELADEMLHTMLVGFYKELSPFKMMEMRKIPVSQCSHLLDYLYDMIVPKVESAAGPEITEAEDQGEVMQGKEGSSGNSNYIKDLFSEIWKLISKLNKGPIQLLKRILFSRPVKLALKLPWTILSNLPGFSILKKPVQYLFFDQEKQEVKAENEGGSNNEVNKPPLVEQITIPCVAELSKCGVRFLPTTSNISSISFDAKTVTFYLPIVSLDVNTEVVLRNLVAYEASNASGPLVFTRYTELMNGIIDTEEDVKLLREKGIILNHLKSDGEVADLWNGMSKSIRLTKVPILDKAIEDVNKYYNGRWKIKVENFMKRYVFGSWQFLTLLAAIFLLLLMTLQAYCSVYSCDRLLHINYST; this is encoded by the coding sequence ATGTCTTCTCTCCAATATTCCTTCGTGTCCTCCAACCCAAATCCAAACTTTGATGAGCATCTGTGGATCATCAGCATTCGTAGATCACTTGAGGAAGAGCTCGAAAGTGATTCTGAAGTTCCTGCTTCCATTTTCAATGTCCCCAAAATCCTGATGGCTTCCGATCCTAATTCCTACACTCCACAACAGGTTGCTATCGGTCCTTACCATTATTGGCGACCGGAGGTCTATGAGATGGAGCGGTACAAACTCGCCGCGGCGAAAAGAACCCAGAAACAACTCCAGAACCTCAAGTTTCAACACATTGTTGATCACTTGATGAAGCTTGAGCCGAAGATTCGAGCTTGTTACCACAAGTTCTTGGATTTTAGTGCTGAAACTTTAGCTTGGATGATGGCTATTGATGCATCGTTCTTGCTGGAGTTCCTTCAAATTTACCCTATCAAAGAAGGTTTGACGATTACGAGACTTTCCTCAAGAATGTCTCATTTGGTTGATTTTGCAGGGAGAAAATCAGCTCACAATGCTATTCTTAGAGATATGGTGATGCTTGAGAATCAAATTCCACTATTTGTTTTGAGAAAGATCCTGGAAGTTCAATTCTCAACATTAGAATTGGCCGATGAAATGCTGCATACGATGCTAGTAGGATTTTACAAAGAGCTTTCCCCTTTCAAGATGATGGAGATGCGAAAAATCCCTGTTTCGCAGTGTTCACACTTGCTAGACTACTTGTACGACATGATTGTGCCGAAAGTGGAATCTGCGGCCGGGCCAGAGATAACTGAGGCGGAGGATCAGGGAGAGGTCATGCAAGGGAAAGAAGGATCATCTGGGAATTCAAATTACATAAAAGATCTCTTCAGTGAGATATGGAAACTAATTTCAAAGCTAAACAAAGGACCAATACAGCTTCTCAAAAGAATACTATTTTCTAGACCTGTTAAACTCGCACTGAAATTGCCATGGACAATCCTCTCCAACCTTCCTGGGTTTTCCATCTTGAAAAAACCTGTTCAATACCTGTTCTTTGACCAAGAAAAACAAGAAGTGAAAGCAGAGAATGAGGGCGGCTCCAACAATGAAGTTAacaagccaccattggtggagcAGATCACAATTCCTTGTGTCGCTGAGCTTTCCAAATGCGGGGTACGTTTCTTACCCACCACTAGTAACATCTCAAGCATTAGTTTTGATGCTAAGACAGTTACATTCTACCTTCCCATAGTCAGCTTAGATGTGAACACAGAGGTGGTGTTAAGAAACTTAGTAGCATATGAAGCATCAAATGCATCAGGACCGTTGGTTTTTACACGTTATACAGAATTGATGAATGGGATTATTGATACAGAAGAGGATGTGAAGTTGCTCAGAGAAAAAGGTATCATTCTGAACCACTTAAAGAGTGATGGAGAAGTAGCAGATCTCTGGAATGGAATGAGCAAGTCAATTAGACTAACCAAAGTGCCAATCTTGGACAAGGCGATTGAGGACGTTAACAAGTACTACAATGGAAGGTGGAAGATAAAAGTTGAGAATTTCATGAAGCGTTATGTGTTTGGTTCTTGGCAGTTTCTTACATTACTTGCTGCAATATTTCTCTTGCTCTTGATGACATTACAAGCCTATTGCTCAGTCTATAGCTGCGATCGCTTACTTCACATTAATTACTCCACTTAG